A single genomic interval of Bacteroidales bacterium harbors:
- a CDS encoding OmpH family outer membrane protein, producing MKKTNLIISIIAIIGFIGLSVIEITKKEKVVYIDNNVIIQKYKGMKNARAEFEKKASVWEANADTLIKEWEQELKNYEKERSKMTTKEKELKEELLRNKQQQIQGYSQAMQKKAADEEQKMTQTVVNEINDYLTEYGKKHNYKFILGATGAGNILYADENFNITEKILEGLNAEYEKQ from the coding sequence ATGAAAAAAACAAATTTAATTATAAGTATAATAGCAATAATTGGATTTATCGGATTAAGTGTTATTGAAATAACAAAAAAGGAAAAAGTTGTTTACATAGACAACAATGTAATAATTCAAAAGTATAAAGGCATGAAAAATGCAAGGGCAGAATTTGAAAAAAAAGCATCTGTATGGGAAGCAAATGCTGATACTTTAATAAAAGAATGGGAACAGGAACTTAAAAACTACGAAAAAGAACGTAGCAAAATGACAACAAAAGAAAAAGAACTTAAAGAAGAGTTACTAAGAAACAAACAACAACAAATACAAGGCTACAGTCAGGCTATGCAAAAAAAAGCTGCCGATGAAGAGCAAAAAATGACACAAACTGTTGTAAATGAAATTAACGACTATTTAACAGAATATGGTAAAAAACATAATTACAAATTCATTCTCGGAGCAACAGGTGCCGGCAACATTTTATATGCAGATGAAAACTTCAATATTACAGAAAAAATACTCGAAGGATTAAATGCAGAATACGAGAAACAGTAA
- a CDS encoding toxin-antitoxin system YwqK family antitoxin, producing the protein MKQIIFIIFIIYFLTSCIKTEKQYYEDGNLKCSIQIKNGEKHGKYLKYFQNGNLSEKSTFINDKREGIAIGYFENGDIKFEGIYKNGQKNGIFKIYYEGGKIRSIEEFKDNIPNGKYLYYFNNGKLAMEALIKNNVEYYYRKYDTISNIIDELRTVLFISKEDSIGFKNSINKLKFQPDTIQLKDSISLKIMLSGPIDYKKTEFGINLIEPNDSQVKAIDYIPSLKPDKEFQFVPNKIGKYILSVVIGVNDSVWYSGYNEYFIKPTPRFSASDNEDAIE; encoded by the coding sequence ATGAAACAAATAATCTTTATAATTTTCATAATATATTTTTTAACATCATGTATAAAAACTGAAAAGCAATATTATGAAGATGGTAATTTGAAATGTTCAATTCAAATTAAAAATGGGGAAAAACATGGTAAATATTTGAAATATTTCCAAAATGGGAATCTGTCCGAAAAATCTACTTTCATTAATGATAAAAGGGAAGGAATTGCAATTGGATATTTTGAAAATGGAGATATTAAATTTGAAGGTATTTATAAAAATGGTCAAAAAAATGGCATCTTTAAAATTTATTATGAAGGAGGTAAAATTAGATCTATTGAAGAATTTAAAGATAATATTCCAAATGGCAAATACTTATATTACTTTAATAATGGAAAATTAGCAATGGAGGCATTAATTAAGAATAATGTTGAGTATTATTATAGGAAATACGATACAATAAGTAATATTATTGATGAATTAAGAACTGTTCTATTTATATCTAAAGAAGATTCAATAGGATTTAAAAATTCTATTAATAAATTAAAATTTCAACCAGATACAATTCAATTAAAGGATTCAATTTCATTAAAAATAATGTTATCTGGCCCTATTGATTATAAAAAAACAGAATTTGGAATAAATTTGATAGAACCAAATGATAGTCAGGTAAAGGCTATTGATTATATTCCAAGTTTAAAGCCAGATAAAGAATTTCAATTTGTACCCAATAAAATTGGTAAATATATATTGTCTGTAGTTATTGGAGTAAATGATTCTGTTTGGTATTCTGGTTATAATGAATATTTTATAAAACCAACTCCTCGTTTTAGCGCAAGCGATAACGAGGATGCAATAGAATAA